From Candidatus Aminicenantes bacterium, one genomic window encodes:
- a CDS encoding AraC family transcriptional regulator, which produces MSLDNRRITSLAAMIVNHLWNCPPDELCQCNCGSLAKVLRMHPVVLSRRFSREYGRPLVTVLREIKVVRAVGMLRYGKVASVDEAMVAAGYRDRKYFETLVRHQFGISWGDLQQLHTWDWDEGGIRIHDQFSLTKM; this is translated from the coding sequence ATGAGTCTCGATAATAGACGGATCACCTCGCTGGCGGCCATGATTGTCAACCACTTGTGGAATTGTCCTCCCGATGAATTGTGTCAATGCAATTGCGGCTCCCTGGCGAAAGTCCTGCGCATGCATCCCGTCGTCTTATCGCGTCGTTTTTCCCGGGAGTACGGCCGTCCATTGGTGACCGTTCTGCGGGAAATCAAGGTCGTCCGCGCCGTGGGAATGTTGCGTTACGGTAAGGTCGCATCAGTGGACGAGGCCATGGTCGCCGCCGGGTACCGGGATCGCAAGTATTTCGAGACATTGGTCCGGCATCAATTCGGAATCAGCTGGGGTGATCTTCAACAGCTGCACACGTGGGATTGGGATGAAGGGGGTATTCGAATTCATGACCAGTTCTCGCTCACGAAAATGTGA